The Brevibacillus brevis genome contains a region encoding:
- a CDS encoding non-ribosomal peptide synthetase, whose amino-acid sequence MKDTTTYLFEQILAGRVDRNIGVELLTRLKREHTLQTAEMAVIGMSVRLPHARTPDQFWQNLRAGIDSIGPLPPRRRQDEDRYLEALGKLSHDYELGAYLEEIDAFDYRFFRLTPKEASLMSPAQRLFLESAWETIEEAGYGGNQLRGSKTGVYIGYGSDALHDYMQMIQTVEPNAVSMAVPGNLSPIVASRIAYLLDLRGPSMAIDTTCSSSLVALHVACQAIRNGDCEQALVGGIRINYLRQKGELRMGIQASDGRAKTFDDSSDGTGSGEGVVAVLIKPLDKALHDGDQIHAVIKGSAINQDGNSIGLTAPNVLAQEQLLLDAWQAAGVSPETITYLEAHGTGTKLGDPIEIDALRKAFRRHTARTQFCGIGSVKTNVGHLDNAAGLVGLIKTILALKHGELPPSLHFMKANRQIRFEDSPVYVVDRLMPWATDGIPRRAGISSFGLSGTNCHVVLEEAPKRAKTRKEEEKIWLLPLSAKTKSGLAALKEQYRHRLMSGEHLSLPDLCQTAALGRGQYEHRMAILASSRADLLAKLSGGEGVYSSSALMLQKSDTEGPDVDGWLARWIMERQGEAREQLLVELGILYVQGADIPWNLVYQDEVWNKASLPVYPFERTRCWIDIPINLSKKEQGIAMSQAYESAAIKHGETVLAFVKQTVQDITGISEAEISAEHNLFEMGLDSLMLVQVSERIKDHYGLEIPLGEFYEELSTPGALAAYLTEHLPAQSPDALVDYQASVVSVHNTPVQQVLSNPVAPDVTQAARNLPPAGGSDLERLLAQQLQVMSMQLELLSKPSQDMTKAQTAFLQTAATATASPVQQIRDEGDTGSTEPDQGVFIPYRKLALTPSTMSEQQLRHVEELAARLSERFKLTKEMTQKFRRVLANNRNVAGFKPAWKEMIVQVIAERAQGSKIWDVDGREYLDISMGFGVHLLGHAPSFITEAVREEALRGMPLGPMNPLAGEVAQLISEFTGMERIAFFNSGTEAVMVALRLARAVTGRSKIALFEGSFHGTFDGVLARRHSAGGVQAVPVAPGITDHLVGDVVVLKYNDPESLEIIKRHAHELAGVLVEPVQSRRPDLQPREFLQELRQVTKERDIALIFDEIITGFRIHPGGAQAWFGVQADIATYGKIMGGGLPVGVVAGKSKYMNSIDGGDWQYGDDSYPQSDRTRTLVGGTFCHHPLAMAAIRAMLDHLRAEGAVVQERINVRTTRLVTTLNEYFEQTEVPIKMVHFGSLFRFVLSGDLELLFYHLLDNGIYVWEGRNCFLSSAHTDGDVDRLINAVINSVEAMREGGFLPKLTQAKERDASSIERIPFTEGQRNLWLHTQIGHQESMAYNEYVILDLDGPLHTKALRGAVQKIVQRHEILRATRVDEHGFLLEASPAIDIQVVDFTAFTEAEQADRLRDWLESKAQHPIDLESLLMFRLYLLKQGPTRHQLVIILPHLMADGWSTAVLLGELEAIYREGCTHIPVSLPEPVQFREYVEWLAERQGGSEGEEMVLYWREQFAEPIPPLDLPLDLPRPVQRSFSGARLRIKVGAPLLESLKKFSRHQGCSLFHTLFGVFQLFLYRLTGQNRFVIGIPTAGQVDMPKNYLVGQCANVLPFVCQVEGGDAFAHLLQKVKHDSASAMKNQHVAVSSLAKGTTIPDVQVMFNLDRQVGKPQLYGIKTDMVAYPIQYVKYELTLNAVEVDGDMLLDFDYKTELFYSESVQRWTAQFLSLLEQIVASPGVLHDEFELDGEPPQFLSESRKGKDGGDLALANALNISQEDRLTLADSLLPTDRESLIRIARAAGAEEGPADVSTVYAVPVSALQDGALYLPSHAIRWLAIGNERLSGSDINSFRERLAPGSSVTVLYRPDELAQFVAVHEVGDALLHPLETVPFGRALPGVSLVALQHTGRPAPLGVYGDLYAILPGQGEELRSLGIRGRRLTADLFGRELQCQERQLLGGKAVSDTERRLLTFWQEVLGIPDIGVHDHFFELGGQSFKAAQIIGRIREEWGNDLSLLTIFEHPTVFKLARFIDRSTARERPPIMPIRSKERYVASSAQKRQYILNQLDPSSTAYHLTAAFRLSGHLDRNALEYALQQVVHRHESLRTSFHFDDGECWQIVHDDISLRLEEGDGEEGDIHRMANSFLRPFDLGTAPLMRARLVTVGDETHVLFLDLHHIIADGLSVNILFRDLLSSWKGRALQPLELQSKDFAEWQQTLLESEFGQEQEAYWLSQFAGELPLLKLPTDFPRPANKSYEGACHAFSFDSQLSKALQELALKTDSTLFMVLLAAFQVLLAKFTMQEDIIVGSPVAGRPTAQTEGVIGMFVNTVPLRGRPHAARTFRDFLQEVKGTCLDAFDNQEYPLERLVERLGLPRDTSRNPLFDTLFVFDNMGSVQAELHDLKIEPVKLDGRTAQFDLALHTYEEGSELRFTLEYATKLFQTSTAERIARHFTQVVRSLTAQPDKALGELQMIDEKETNLILNQFNSTAVAYDQEETVHGLFEKMARAYPDAPAAIFDTQTLCYGELNEKAGQLARVLRTKGVGPDQPVGIMTDRSPEMIIGILAILKAGGAYLPIDPGYPKERIAYLLQDSQARLLLVKGALVDLAFAGETLDLEDECWYQGESILGVTSGPRHLAYVIYTSGSTGQPKGVMIEHHAVINRLQWMQKRYPLTEQDVILQKTPFSFDVSVWELFWWGMTGASAAFLGPGEEKNPQAIVEAVERWGVTVMHFVPSMLHLFLEAVESTESEKQLSSLRRVFISGEALQVPQAHRCKRLLSQTELVNLYGPTEATVDVSFHDCTGDADLMSVPIGKPIDNIELYVIDEQQHLQPIGVPGELCIAGAGLARGYWNRPELTREKFVDNPFRPGTKMYKTGDLARWLPNGEIEYLGRLDHQVKVRGYRIELGEIEAALVKVAGIQEAVVAAREVEAGIKDLCAYYTKQGDLTAGEIRQALTERMPGYMVPGYFVELAEMPLTPNGKLDRKRLPDPRGHLQRENEYAAPRTQVEERVIAVWENVLGVKPIGVDDSFLHLGGDSIKAIQVVSQLMREGLCLQVKDLFSNPTVRSVAPFVTKASRTIVQGPVEGELVLAPVQRWFFENIRVEKHHFNQSLLLHSLEELDDQRLKAVLGELVAHHDALRLVFREEEGLITANHRGLDETLFDFESHDLLDLNSEALKTQIENVANRMQNSIDLAAGPMVKVARFRTSNGDHLLLIFHHLIVDGVSWRILLEDFVTGWEQASRGEAIRFPAKTDSYQTWNQALQEHAMRANDLPYWQSVAATVIRPLPADRKVSVRKNARSRTLTANFSADQTAALLKDVHGVYQTEINDLLLTALAIAVREWSGHESMVVQLEGHGREDALVGLSVHRTVGWFTSMYPVVLPAVNDEHEYISRMIKEVKETLRRIPHKGIGYGILRAYRGNELQEIRPEISFNYLGQWGDLQEMTSSFSKSTMSPGEAVSPQGEQLFKLDINGGVSDGCLRLDFQYCADEYDDQTIAKLVALYERSLQLLITHCQSKDSVEFTPSDFSAKGLDLEDLEDVFDLIDKNF is encoded by the coding sequence ATGAAGGACACGACCACATATCTCTTCGAACAGATCTTGGCTGGCAGGGTAGATCGGAACATCGGCGTGGAACTCCTCACGCGGTTGAAGCGCGAACATACCTTGCAGACTGCTGAAATGGCCGTGATCGGGATGTCGGTACGATTGCCACACGCCCGGACGCCTGATCAGTTTTGGCAGAATTTGCGCGCAGGGATCGACTCGATTGGACCGCTTCCGCCGCGCAGGCGTCAAGATGAAGACCGCTACCTGGAAGCTCTCGGAAAGTTGTCCCACGACTACGAACTAGGAGCGTATTTGGAAGAGATCGATGCGTTTGATTATCGCTTTTTCCGCCTGACCCCAAAGGAAGCCTCTTTGATGAGCCCGGCACAGCGCCTGTTCCTCGAGTCCGCTTGGGAGACGATCGAAGAAGCGGGCTATGGAGGGAATCAGCTTCGCGGCAGCAAGACAGGTGTCTACATCGGGTATGGATCGGATGCATTGCACGATTACATGCAGATGATTCAAACTGTTGAACCGAATGCAGTGTCGATGGCGGTACCTGGTAACCTCTCGCCGATCGTGGCCAGCCGAATCGCTTATCTGCTTGACCTTCGTGGGCCATCAATGGCGATAGATACGACTTGCTCCTCTTCGTTGGTTGCCTTGCATGTCGCCTGTCAGGCGATCCGCAACGGTGATTGTGAACAGGCGCTGGTCGGCGGGATTCGAATTAACTACCTGCGGCAAAAAGGCGAATTGCGTATGGGGATTCAGGCATCCGACGGACGGGCAAAAACGTTCGACGATTCGTCGGACGGCACAGGCAGCGGTGAAGGTGTGGTTGCAGTGCTGATAAAACCCCTTGATAAGGCATTGCATGACGGGGATCAGATCCATGCGGTGATCAAGGGTAGCGCGATAAACCAAGACGGCAATTCAATCGGACTGACAGCTCCCAACGTGTTGGCCCAAGAGCAGTTGTTGCTCGATGCTTGGCAGGCTGCCGGAGTGTCCCCAGAAACAATCACCTATCTGGAAGCGCATGGAACCGGTACAAAACTGGGCGATCCAATTGAGATCGACGCCTTACGAAAAGCATTTCGTCGCCATACAGCACGCACACAATTTTGTGGCATCGGCTCGGTTAAAACAAACGTTGGGCATTTGGACAACGCGGCTGGTCTCGTTGGGCTGATTAAGACGATCCTCGCTTTGAAGCATGGAGAGTTGCCGCCTTCGCTTCATTTTATGAAAGCAAATCGGCAGATTCGATTTGAAGATTCTCCTGTTTACGTCGTCGATCGCTTGATGCCATGGGCGACAGACGGAATCCCAAGGCGTGCCGGCATCAGTTCATTCGGACTGTCCGGCACAAACTGCCATGTGGTGTTGGAAGAGGCACCGAAACGAGCCAAGACCCGCAAGGAGGAAGAAAAGATCTGGCTGTTGCCCTTGTCGGCGAAAACGAAGAGCGGTCTGGCCGCTCTAAAAGAGCAATACCGACATCGCTTGATGAGTGGTGAACACCTATCGTTGCCTGATCTGTGTCAGACGGCGGCGTTGGGGCGCGGGCAGTATGAGCATCGCATGGCAATTTTAGCTTCGAGCAGAGCAGATCTGCTGGCGAAGCTTAGCGGAGGAGAAGGTGTTTACAGCAGCTCAGCTCTGATGTTGCAGAAGTCGGACACTGAGGGGCCGGATGTAGACGGCTGGTTGGCGCGATGGATAATGGAAAGACAAGGAGAGGCCCGAGAACAGTTGCTTGTCGAACTTGGCATCCTCTACGTACAAGGAGCAGACATTCCTTGGAACCTCGTTTATCAGGATGAGGTTTGGAACAAGGCCTCCCTACCTGTTTATCCGTTTGAACGGACGCGTTGCTGGATCGACATTCCGATCAATCTATCGAAAAAGGAGCAGGGCATCGCTATGAGTCAGGCATATGAAAGTGCGGCCATAAAGCACGGAGAGACAGTCCTGGCATTTGTTAAGCAAACGGTGCAGGACATAACAGGCATCTCCGAAGCTGAGATCTCCGCTGAACACAATCTTTTTGAAATGGGACTTGATTCGCTTATGCTCGTCCAAGTGAGTGAGCGGATCAAGGACCATTATGGGCTGGAGATTCCGCTCGGCGAGTTTTACGAAGAACTATCTACGCCTGGTGCGCTAGCCGCATACCTAACGGAGCACCTGCCGGCACAATCGCCGGATGCTCTCGTAGATTATCAGGCGAGTGTCGTGTCGGTTCACAACACTCCTGTTCAACAGGTGTTGTCAAATCCCGTCGCTCCTGACGTTACTCAAGCCGCTCGTAATCTTCCTCCGGCCGGGGGATCTGATTTGGAGCGATTGCTGGCCCAGCAGTTGCAGGTGATGTCGATGCAATTGGAACTCCTTAGTAAGCCTTCACAAGATATGACTAAGGCGCAAACTGCGTTTCTGCAAACGGCCGCCACCGCAACGGCGAGCCCCGTTCAACAGATCCGGGACGAGGGGGATACAGGTTCTACCGAGCCAGACCAGGGAGTCTTTATTCCGTATCGGAAACTGGCGCTGACTCCCTCGACCATGTCTGAACAGCAGCTACGACATGTAGAAGAATTGGCGGCGCGTCTGAGTGAGCGTTTCAAGCTGACCAAAGAGATGACTCAAAAGTTTCGTAGGGTATTAGCGAACAATCGAAACGTGGCGGGGTTTAAACCTGCCTGGAAAGAAATGATTGTACAAGTGATCGCCGAACGAGCCCAAGGTTCTAAAATCTGGGATGTAGACGGACGTGAATATCTCGACATCTCGATGGGGTTTGGAGTGCATCTGCTCGGACATGCGCCTTCCTTCATAACGGAGGCGGTACGTGAAGAAGCGCTCCGGGGCATGCCGCTTGGCCCGATGAATCCTTTGGCAGGCGAAGTGGCACAGCTTATTTCAGAATTTACTGGCATGGAACGGATTGCCTTTTTCAACTCCGGCACCGAAGCGGTCATGGTCGCACTACGCCTAGCGCGCGCAGTCACCGGCCGTTCCAAGATCGCCTTGTTTGAAGGTTCTTTCCATGGAACGTTTGACGGCGTACTGGCCCGGCGTCACTCTGCAGGCGGCGTTCAGGCGGTTCCAGTTGCACCGGGGATCACCGATCATCTTGTTGGTGATGTGGTGGTCTTGAAGTACAATGACCCCGAATCGCTGGAGATCATCAAGCGTCACGCCCATGAACTCGCGGGTGTATTGGTCGAACCGGTACAAAGCCGCAGACCGGACTTGCAACCGCGTGAGTTTTTACAGGAATTGCGGCAAGTCACAAAGGAGCGGGACATTGCCCTTATCTTTGATGAAATAATTACAGGTTTTCGAATTCACCCTGGCGGTGCCCAGGCGTGGTTCGGAGTTCAGGCGGATATTGCAACATATGGCAAGATCATGGGCGGGGGGCTTCCGGTCGGTGTTGTCGCAGGCAAATCCAAATATATGAATTCGATCGATGGCGGCGATTGGCAATATGGAGATGACTCTTATCCGCAAAGCGACCGCACCCGTACTCTGGTTGGCGGGACGTTCTGCCATCATCCGCTGGCAATGGCTGCGATTCGTGCAATGCTTGACCACCTTCGAGCTGAGGGGGCGGTGGTACAAGAGCGGATTAATGTGCGCACGACACGATTGGTCACAACTCTCAATGAGTATTTTGAACAAACGGAAGTGCCGATCAAGATGGTGCATTTCGGCTCGCTTTTCCGCTTTGTCCTGAGTGGGGATCTTGAGTTGTTGTTCTATCACCTGCTCGACAACGGGATTTATGTATGGGAAGGCCGCAATTGCTTTTTGTCGTCGGCACACACCGATGGAGATGTGGATCGTCTGATCAACGCGGTGATCAACAGCGTCGAGGCTATGCGGGAAGGCGGTTTCCTCCCAAAGTTGACACAAGCCAAGGAGCGTGATGCCTCTTCTATTGAACGGATTCCATTTACAGAGGGCCAGCGCAATCTCTGGCTTCATACCCAGATCGGCCACCAGGAATCTATGGCGTACAACGAATATGTGATCCTTGACCTCGACGGCCCGCTACACACGAAAGCCTTGCGGGGCGCGGTGCAGAAGATCGTACAACGCCATGAGATCTTGCGAGCCACGAGGGTGGATGAACACGGGTTCCTGCTAGAGGCGTCCCCAGCAATCGACATTCAGGTCGTTGATTTTACAGCCTTTACGGAAGCGGAACAGGCGGACCGTCTTCGTGACTGGCTGGAGTCGAAAGCACAGCACCCGATCGATTTGGAGAGCCTTCTGATGTTTCGACTGTACTTGTTGAAGCAGGGACCGACTCGTCACCAATTGGTCATCATATTGCCCCATCTGATGGCGGACGGGTGGTCGACCGCTGTCTTACTAGGCGAGTTGGAAGCGATTTATCGGGAGGGATGCACGCATATTCCGGTCTCGTTGCCCGAGCCAGTGCAATTCCGCGAATATGTAGAGTGGCTGGCGGAGCGACAGGGTGGCAGTGAAGGGGAAGAGATGGTCCTTTATTGGAGGGAGCAATTCGCCGAACCAATACCTCCGTTGGATCTGCCCTTGGATCTGCCACGTCCAGTTCAACGCTCGTTTTCCGGCGCACGCCTTCGCATCAAAGTAGGGGCACCGTTGCTAGAGTCATTGAAAAAGTTCAGTCGTCATCAGGGATGCTCGCTGTTTCATACCCTGTTTGGGGTATTCCAACTGTTTTTGTATAGACTGACCGGACAGAACCGATTTGTCATCGGCATACCTACGGCAGGACAGGTTGACATGCCTAAAAACTACTTGGTAGGACAATGTGCCAACGTGCTGCCTTTCGTCTGTCAGGTAGAGGGCGGTGATGCTTTTGCGCACTTGTTGCAAAAGGTCAAGCACGACTCGGCGAGCGCGATGAAGAACCAGCATGTGGCGGTTAGTTCCTTGGCGAAAGGGACCACTATACCAGATGTACAAGTGATGTTCAACCTGGATCGACAAGTGGGAAAACCCCAGCTTTATGGTATCAAGACCGATATGGTAGCCTATCCAATCCAATACGTAAAATATGAACTCACCTTGAACGCAGTGGAAGTGGACGGGGATATGCTCTTGGATTTTGACTACAAGACCGAATTGTTCTATAGCGAGTCTGTGCAACGCTGGACCGCACAGTTTTTGTCGCTTTTAGAGCAGATCGTGGCCTCGCCCGGGGTTCTCCATGACGAGTTTGAGCTGGACGGGGAGCCACCTCAGTTCTTGTCTGAGTCTCGGAAGGGAAAAGACGGAGGTGATCTGGCCCTCGCGAACGCACTAAACATCTCTCAAGAGGATCGTCTCACATTAGCAGACAGCCTGCTGCCGACTGATCGTGAATCCTTGATCCGGATCGCACGAGCGGCGGGTGCGGAGGAAGGCCCAGCCGATGTTTCCACGGTGTACGCTGTTCCGGTATCCGCCCTGCAGGATGGCGCTTTGTACCTGCCATCGCATGCAATCCGCTGGCTGGCTATTGGCAATGAACGGCTGAGCGGATCGGACATCAATTCGTTTCGTGAGCGGCTGGCGCCTGGTTCGTCCGTGACCGTTTTGTATCGTCCCGATGAACTTGCACAGTTTGTTGCAGTTCATGAGGTTGGGGACGCCCTCTTACATCCGCTTGAAACCGTACCGTTTGGACGGGCGTTACCTGGTGTGAGCTTGGTGGCACTTCAACACACGGGACGCCCGGCTCCGCTCGGCGTGTACGGAGACCTGTATGCGATTCTACCTGGACAGGGAGAAGAACTGCGGTCGTTGGGGATACGCGGTCGACGATTGACCGCAGACTTGTTCGGCCGAGAACTTCAGTGTCAGGAGCGGCAATTGCTCGGAGGAAAGGCTGTCTCGGATACAGAGCGCCGTTTACTTACGTTTTGGCAAGAGGTGCTCGGGATACCGGATATCGGGGTCCACGATCACTTTTTTGAACTGGGAGGCCAGTCATTCAAGGCTGCTCAGATCATCGGTCGTATAAGGGAGGAGTGGGGGAACGATCTGTCTCTTCTCACGATCTTTGAGCATCCGACCGTGTTTAAATTGGCCCGCTTCATAGATAGGAGTACAGCGCGCGAACGGCCACCGATCATGCCGATTCGTAGCAAGGAGCGATATGTGGCTTCTTCCGCACAGAAGCGCCAATACATCCTGAACCAGCTCGATCCATCCAGCACGGCCTATCATTTGACGGCTGCATTTCGTTTGTCCGGGCACTTGGATCGAAACGCGCTTGAGTATGCATTGCAGCAGGTGGTCCATCGCCATGAGAGCCTGCGCACATCGTTCCATTTTGATGACGGAGAGTGTTGGCAGATCGTGCATGACGACATTAGCCTGCGCCTTGAGGAAGGCGACGGGGAGGAGGGCGACATCCACCGCATGGCTAATTCGTTTCTCCGCCCGTTTGATCTGGGAACGGCCCCGTTGATGCGTGCCAGATTGGTGACGGTTGGTGATGAAACACACGTGCTCTTTCTCGATCTGCACCACATCATAGCAGACGGACTGTCGGTCAACATTTTGTTTCGCGACCTGCTAAGCAGTTGGAAAGGGCGCGCTCTCCAGCCACTCGAATTGCAGAGCAAAGACTTTGCCGAATGGCAACAGACACTGTTGGAGAGTGAGTTCGGTCAAGAACAAGAAGCGTATTGGCTCAGCCAATTTGCAGGAGAATTGCCATTGTTGAAGTTACCGACCGATTTCCCGCGACCGGCAAATAAGAGTTATGAAGGAGCATGCCATGCATTTTCCTTCGACAGCCAGTTATCCAAGGCTTTGCAAGAACTTGCTCTGAAAACGGATTCCACCTTGTTCATGGTGCTGCTAGCGGCATTCCAAGTGCTGCTCGCCAAATTCACTATGCAGGAGGACATCATCGTGGGATCTCCAGTCGCAGGCCGTCCGACAGCACAAACAGAAGGGGTGATCGGGATGTTCGTCAACACGGTCCCGTTACGGGGGCGTCCGCATGCCGCTCGCACCTTCCGCGATTTCCTCCAGGAAGTGAAAGGTACGTGCTTGGACGCATTCGACAATCAAGAGTATCCTTTGGAGCGGTTGGTAGAACGTCTGGGTCTTCCCCGCGACACCAGCCGCAATCCACTATTCGATACCCTGTTCGTGTTTGACAATATGGGCTCTGTCCAAGCCGAACTACACGATTTAAAGATCGAGCCGGTCAAGCTGGATGGACGTACGGCGCAGTTTGATCTTGCTCTGCACACCTATGAAGAGGGATCAGAGCTGCGCTTCACGCTGGAATACGCGACCAAGTTGTTCCAAACTTCTACGGCGGAACGGATCGCACGCCATTTTACACAGGTAGTGAGGAGTTTGACTGCTCAACCCGATAAAGCTCTCGGGGAACTGCAGATGATCGATGAAAAGGAGACGAATCTGATCCTGAATCAGTTCAACTCGACAGCGGTGGCGTATGACCAGGAGGAGACGGTGCACGGGCTGTTTGAAAAAATGGCCAGGGCCTATCCGGATGCTCCAGCGGCTATTTTTGACACGCAGACGCTTTGCTACGGAGAGCTTAACGAGAAAGCAGGGCAATTAGCCCGTGTCTTGCGTACCAAAGGGGTGGGGCCGGATCAACCGGTCGGCATCATGACGGACCGCTCGCCAGAGATGATCATCGGGATTTTGGCGATCTTGAAGGCGGGAGGGGCTTACCTTCCAATCGATCCCGGATATCCCAAGGAGCGGATCGCCTATCTGTTGCAAGACAGTCAAGCCAGACTCTTGCTAGTCAAGGGCGCTTTAGTGGATCTGGCTTTTGCGGGTGAGACACTGGATTTGGAAGATGAATGCTGGTACCAGGGCGAGAGCATCCTGGGTGTGACATCGGGCCCCCGTCATTTGGCGTATGTGATCTACACTTCCGGCTCAACCGGTCAGCCCAAGGGCGTCATGATCGAGCATCATGCCGTGATCAACCGCCTGCAATGGATGCAAAAACGTTATCCCCTGACGGAGCAGGATGTGATCTTGCAGAAAACCCCGTTCAGTTTTGACGTTTCGGTCTGGGAGCTGTTCTGGTGGGGGATGACGGGGGCTTCGGCAGCATTTTTAGGGCCAGGAGAGGAGAAAAATCCGCAGGCGATCGTCGAGGCCGTAGAGCGTTGGGGCGTGACGGTGATGCACTTTGTGCCGTCAATGTTGCATCTGTTTCTGGAAGCGGTGGAGAGCACTGAGAGCGAAAAGCAGCTTAGCAGTCTTCGCCGCGTGTTCATCAGCGGGGAAGCGCTGCAGGTGCCGCAAGCGCACCGATGCAAGCGGTTGCTATCACAGACGGAACTGGTCAACCTGTACGGACCAACGGAAGCGACGGTGGACGTGTCGTTTCACGACTGCACGGGCGATGCCGATCTGATGAGCGTGCCAATCGGGAAACCGATCGACAACATCGAGCTGTATGTGATTGACGAACAGCAACACCTGCAACCGATCGGGGTGCCGGGGGAACTGTGCATCGCTGGGGCCGGACTGGCGCGCGGGTATTGGAACAGGCCGGAACTGACGAGGGAAAAGTTTGTAGACAATCCGTTTCGTCCGGGGACGAAAATGTACAAGACGGGAGATCTGGCACGCTGGCTCCCGAACGGGGAAATCGAATACCTCGGTCGATTGGATCATCAGGTAAAAGTGCGTGGATACCGCATCGAGCTCGGGGAGATCGAGGCGGCGCTGGTCAAAGTGGCAGGGATTCAGGAAGCAGTGGTGGCCGCCCGAGAAGTCGAGGCAGGAATCAAAGACCTGTGTGCTTATTACACGAAACAGGGCGATCTGACAGCGGGGGAGATCCGGCAGGCGCTGACGGAGCGGATGCCGGGGTATATGGTACCGGGGTACTTTGTGGAGTTGGCGGAGATGCCGCTCACGCCAAATGGCAAGCTCGACCGCAAGCGACTACCGGACCCGAGAGGGCATCTGCAGCGGGAGAACGAGTACGCGGCTCCACGTACGCAGGTCGAGGAACGGGTGATCGCTGTCTGGGAGAATGTGCTCGGAGTGAAACCTATCGGAGTGGATGACTCATTTCTCCACTTGGGCGGCGATTCGATTAAAGCGATCCAAGTGGTGTCTCAACTGATGAGAGAGGGCCTGTGTCTGCAGGTCAAAGACCTTTTTAGCAACCCCACTGTTCGCTCGGTCGCCCCGTTCGTCACAAAGGCAAGCAGAACGATCGTTCAGGGACCGGTAGAGGGGGAATTGGTTCTGGCTCCGGTGCAACGATGGTTCTTTGAGAACATCCGCGTTGAGAAGCACCACTTTAATCAGTCGCTTCTTCTGCACAGCCTAGAGGAGTTGGACGATCAGCGTCTGAAAGCGGTGCTGGGCGAACTGGTGGCACACCATGATGCGTTGCGTCTGGTATTTCGTGAAGAAGAAGGTTTGATCACCGCAAATCATCGCGGCTTGGACGAGACGCTGTTCGATTTCGAGAGCCACGACTTGCTTGACTTAAATTCTGAGGCACTGAAAACACAGATTGAAAACGTGGCGAACCGTATGCAGAACTCCATCGACCTCGCTGCAGGTCCGATGGTCAAGGTAGCGCGTTTTCGAACGAGCAACGGAGATCATTTGCTGTTGATCTTCCACCACCTGATCGTGGATGGCGTGTCGTGGCGAATTTTGCTAGAGGACTTTGTAACCGGCTGGGAGCAGGCATCCCGAGGCGAAGCGATTCGCTTCCCAGCGAAGACCGACTCGTATCAGACGTGGAATCAGGCTCTGCAAGAGCACGCCATGAGAGCGAACGATCTCCCCTACTGGCAATCTGTCGCCGCCACTGTGATCCGTCCGTTGCCAGCCGACCGTAAAGTTAGTGTCCGGAAGAACGCGCGATCGCGGACTCTGACCGCGAACTTTTCAGCAGATCAGACCGCTGCCCTGCTTAAGGACGTACACGGGGTCTACCAGACTGAGATCAACGATCTACTGCTAACCGCGCTGGCAATAGCTGTGCGGGAATGGAGCGGACACGAGTCGATGGTAGTACAGTTGGAAGGTCACGGGCGCGAAGACGCGCTGGTCGGACTATCTGTCCATCGCACCGTCGGCTGGTTCACGTCGATGTATCCCGTCGTCCTTCCGGCGGTTAATGATGAACATGAATACATCTCCAGAATGATCAAGGAAGTCAAGGAGACCCTACGCCGTATTCCTCACAAGGGGATCGGCTATGGAATCCTGCGTGCATATCGAGGGAATGAACTCCAAGAGATCCGTCCGGAAATATCCTTCAACTATCTCGGTCAATGGGGTGATCTGCAAGAAATGACCTCCTCGTTTTCCAAATCGACTATGTCGCCCGGTGAGGCAGTTAGCCCCCAAGGTGAGCAGCTATTTAAGCTTGACATCAACGGCGGAGTATCGGATGGGTGTTTAAGACTCGACTTCCAATATTGCGCGGATGAATACGATGACCAGACAATCGCGAAATTGGTGGCTTTGTATGAGCGGAGCTTGCAATTGCTGATCACGCATTGCCAGAGTAAGGATAGCGTCGAATTCACCCCAAGCGATTTCAGTGCGAAGGGGCTGGATCTCGAAGATTTGGAAGATGTGTTCGACCTGATCGATAAAAATTTCTGA